One genomic segment of Sparus aurata chromosome 24, fSpaAur1.1, whole genome shotgun sequence includes these proteins:
- the LOC115576833 gene encoding sodium channel protein type 2 subunit alpha-like isoform X1 — MAQLLVPPGPDSFRPFAPESLAAIERRIAEEEARRPRAERRSDSDDDNGPKPNSDLEAGKSLPFIYGDIPRPLVSTPLEDMDPYYSNQKTFIVLNRGKAIFRFNATPALYILNPFNPLRRVAIRVLVHSMFSMLIMFTILTNCAFMTLSNPPEWAKNVEYTFTGIYTFESLIKILARGFCVGKFTFLRDPWNWLDFSVILMAYITEFVNLGNVSALRTFRVLRALKTISVIPGLKTIVGALIQSVKKLSDVMILTVFCLSVFALIGLQLFMGNLRQKCVRLPVSTNGTNGTNITADDMPFFNSTMGIATLTLNATESPFNWTEYISDDNNYYYLPGRRDALLCGNGSGAGLCPEGFICIKAGRNPDYGYTSFDTFSWAFLSLFRLMTQDYWENLYQQTLRAAGKPYMIFFVLVIFLGSFYLVNLILAVVAMAYDEQNQATIEEAQQKEEEFQAMLEQLKRQQEEAQVAAAAATESGEYSGRGGPTSESSSGTSKLSSKSAKERRNRRKKRKQREEEEERGARDKFHKSESEDSIKRSSFRFSIDANRLSYEKRCSSPNQSLLSIRGSLFSPRRNSRASLFSFRGRARDMGSENDFADDEHSTFEESDSRRGSLFLPRRLERRCSAVSQTSLGAPRIMLPANGKMHCSVDCNGVVSLVGGTSVTTSPVGLLLPEGTTTDTELKKRRSGFHQPSMDYLEEPGGRQRAMSVASILTNTMEELEESRQKCPPCWYRFANTGLIWDCCPAWLKIKEVVNSVVMDPFVDLAITICIVLNTLFMAMEHYPMTTEFANVLSVGNLVFTGIFTAEMCFKIIALDPYYYFQEGWNVFDGIIVSLSLIELGLANVEGLSVLRSFRLLRVFKLAKSWPTLNMLIKIIGNSVGALGNLTLVLAIIVFIFAVVGMQLFGKSYKECVCKISDDCQLPRWHMHDFFHSFLIVFRVLCGEWIETMWDCMEVAGQSMCLIVFMMVMVIGNLVVLNLFLALLLSSFSADNLAATDDDSEMNNLQIAVGRIQRGIAFVKTTVRHFLQSLCFSGGGKGSGLAEESKPLDELHSNGKGNCISNHTSVDITKDPSGVYMTEGNGRPGGGLVVGVVVGGDTTGKYPMDECDYMSFIHNPSLTVTVPIAVGESDFENLNTEDFSSDSSDVEGSKEKLDAEPQRLSSSEGSTVDIRPPGDGVDSVELEPEESLDPEACFTEGCVRRFQCCQINEEGAHYKNWWNLRKTCFIIVEHNWFESFIIFMILLSSGALAFEDIYIEQRRTIKTVLEYADKVFTYIFILEMLLKWVAYGFVKYFTNAWCWLDFLIVDVSLVSLVANALGYSELTAIKSLRTLRALRPLRALSRFEGMRVVVNALLGAIPSIMNVLLVCLIFWLIFSIMGVNLFAGKYYYCVNTTNDEVFPISVVNNMTECLNLINDSARWKNVKINFDNVGAGYLALLQVATFKGWMDIMYAAVDSRDLEEQPEYEVNLYMYLYFVIFIIFGSFFTLNLFIGVIIDNFNQQKKKFGGQDIFMTEEQKKYYNAMKKLGSKKPQKPIPRPANAFQGCVFDCITKQAFDIVIMILICLNMVTMMVETDDQTLDMDNTLYWINLVFIVLFTGECVLKMISLRHYYFTIGWNIFDFVVVILSIVGMFLSEVIEKYFVSPTLFRVIRLARIGRILRLIKGAKGIRTLLFALMMSLPALFNIGLLLFLVMFIYAIFGMSNFAYVKREAGIDDMFNFETFGNSMICLFQITTSAGWDGLLAPILNKREPDCDSQMEHPGNYYKGNCGNPSVGIFFFVSYIIICFLIVVNMYIAVILENFSVATEESAEPLSEDDFEMFYEVWERFDPDATQFMEYSKLSDFADALDPPLRMPKPNMIQLISMDLPMVSGERIHCLDILFAFTKRVLGEGGEMDVLRGQMEERFMASNPSKVSYEPITTTLRRKQEDMSAIIIQRAFRRYMIRLAMKKASALYKEKLKEGIRDPDKDVMVISKFTENSTSDKMDMTPSTASPPSYNSVTKSDKDKYEKENREKENKGKDSKDRKK; from the exons ATGGCACAGCTGCTTGTACCGCCCGGACCTGACAGCTTCCGCCCCTTCGCCCCCGAGTCGCTGGCCGCCATCGAGAGGCGCATCGCCGAGGAGGAGGCCCGGAGACCGCGGGCGGAGCGCCGCAGCGACAGCGACGATGACAATGGGCCCAAACCCAACAGCGACCTGGAGGCGGGGAAGTCTCTCCCCTTCATCTACGGGGACATCCCTCGCCCCCTGGTGTCCACTCCTCTGGAGGACATGGACCCCTACTACAGCAATCAGAAG aCCTTCATAGTATTGAATCGCGGGAAGGCAATCTTCCGTTTCAACGCCACTCCTGCCTTGTACATCTTAAACCCCTTCAACCCTCTAAGGAGGGTAGCCATTAGAGTTTTAGTACACTC GATGTTCAGCATGTTGATCATGTTCACCATCCTGACCAACTGTGCTTTCATGACCCTCAGTAACCCCCCGGAATGGGCCAAGAATGTAGA gtaCACATTCACAGGGATTTACACCTTCGAGTCCCTTATAAAGATCCTGGCCAGGGGCTTCTGTGTGGGGAAGTTCACTTTCCTGCGGGACCCGTGGAACTGGCTGGATTTCAGTGTTATCCTCATGGC GTATATAACAGAGTTTGTAAACCTAGGCAATGTTTCAGCTCTGCGCACGTTCAGAGTTTTGCGAGCTTTGAAAACTATCTCAGTAATACCAG GCTTGAAGACCATCGTCGGCGCACTGATCCAGTCGGTAAAGAAGCTGTCGGACGTCATGATCCTCACCGTGTTCTGCCTCAGCGTCTTCGCCCTCATTGGCCTGCAGCTCTTCATGGGCAACCTGAGACAGAAGTGCGTGCGCTTGCCAGTCAGCACCAACGGCACCAACGGCACCAACATCACCGCAGACGACATGCCGTTTTTCAACAGCACCATGGGTATCGCCACGCTCACGCTGAACGCCACGGAGAGCCCGTTCAACTGGACGGAGTACATCAGCGATGATA aTAATTACTATTACCTTCCTGGCCGCAGGGACGCTCTGCTCTGTGGGAACGGCAGCGGCGCAGG GCTCTGTCCGGAGGGCTTCATATGCATAAAAGCTGGTCGTAATCCAGACTATGGCTACACCAGCTTTGACACCTTCAGCTGGGCGTTCCTCTCTCTGTTCCGACTAATGACCCAGGACTACTGGGAAAACCTCTACCAGCAG ACTTTGCGCGCAGCAGGAAAACCCTACATGATCTTCTTTGTGCTGGTGATCTTCCTGGGCTCCTTCTACCTGGTCAACCTGATCTTGGCTGTCGTGGCCATGGCTTACGACGAGCAGAACCAGGCGACCATCGAGGAGGCccagcagaaggaggaggagttcCAGGCCATGCTGGAGCAGCTGAagagacagcaggaggaggcaCAG GTTGCCGCGGCAGCAGCCACGGAGAGCGGAGAGTACAGCGGGAGAGGGGGCCCCACCTCCGAGTCCTCCTCAGGGACGTCTAAGCTGAGCTCGAAAAGTGCCAAGGAGCGGCGCAACAGGCGCaagaagaggaagcagagggaggaggaggaggagaggggggcaAGGGACAAGTTCCACAAGTCTGAGTCCGAGGACAGCATCAAGAGGTCCAGCTTTCGCTTCTCTATCGATGCCAACAGGCTCTCCTATGAGAAGAGATGCTCCTCACCCAACCAG TCCCTCCTCAGTATCCGTGGATCACTCTTCTCACCTCGGAGGAACAGCCGAGCGAGCCTGTTCAGCTTCCGAGGCCGCGCGCGAGACATGGGCTCCGAGAACGACTTCGCCGACGACGAGCACAGCACCTTCGAGGAGAGCGACAGCCGCCGGGGCTCCCTGTTCTTGCCACGCCGCCTCGAGCGCCGCTGCAGCGCCGTCAGCCAGACCAGCCTCGGGGCGCCAAGGATCATGCTGCCCGCCAACGGCAAGATGCACTGCTCCGTAGACTGCAACGGTGTGGTGTCGCTGGTCGGTGGGACTTCAGTAACAACCTCCCCTGTAGGTCTCCTGCTGCCTGAG gGGACGACCACAGATACTGAGCTTAAGAAACGGAGGTCGGGTTTTCACCAGCCATCCATGGATTATTTAGAGGAACCAGGGGGCAGGCAGAGAGCCATGAGTGTGGCCAGTATACTCACCAACACCATGGAAG AGCTTGAGGAGTCGAGACAGAAATGCCCCCCTTGCTGGTATAGATTTGCCAACACCGGTCTGATCTGGGATTGTTGCCCAGCATGGCTGAAAATCAAGGAGGTAGTCAACAGTGTGGTCATGGACCCATTTGTTGATCTGGCTATCACCATTTGTATCGTCCTCAACACGCTTTTCATGGCCATGGAGCATTACCCCATGACTACAGAGTTCGCTAACGTCCTCTCAGTTGGAAACCTG GTGTTCACTGGCATCTTCACAGCAGAGATGTGCTTTAAGATCATCGCCCTGGATCCCTACTACTACTTCCAGGAGGGCTGGAACGTCTTTGACGGCATCATTGTCAGTCTGAGTCTGATAGAGCTCGGCTTGGCCAACGTGGAAGGCCTCTCTGTGCTCAGGTCCTTCAGATTG CTGAGGGTCTTCAAATTGGCCAAGTCCTGGCCCACTCTGAACATGCTGATCAAGATCATTGGTAACTCAGTGGGCGCTCTGGGGAACTTGACTCTGGTGCTGGCCATCATCGTATTCATCTTCGCCGTGGTGGGCATGCAGCTGTTTGGCAAGAGCTacaaggagtgtgtgtgtaagatcTCCGACGACTGTCAGCTGCCTCGCTGGCACATGCACGACTTCTTCCACTCCTTCCTCATCGTGTTCCGGGTGCTGTGCGGAGAGTGGATCGAGACCATGTGGGACTGCATGGAGGTGGCCGGGCAGAGCATGTGCCTGATTGTCTTCATGATGGTCATGGTCATTGGAAACCTGGTG GTTCTGAACCTGTTCCTGGCTCTCCTTCTGAGCTCATTCAGCGCTGACAACCTGGCAGCAACAGACGATGACAGTGAGATGAACAACCTGCAGATCGCAGTTGGCCGGATCCAGCGGGGCATCGCATTCGTCAAAACAACTGTGCGTCATTTCCTCCAGAGCCTCTGCTTTAGTGGGGGTGGTAAGGGCTCCGGTCTGGCTGAGGAGAGCAAACCTCTGGATGAACTGCACAGCAACGGCAAGGGCAACTGCATCTCCAACCACACTTCAGTGGACATCACCAAAGACCCAAGTGGGGTGTACATGACAGAAGGCAATGGACGGCCAGGAGGGGGGCTGGTAGTTGGGGTCGTGGTTGGTGGGGACACTACGGGGAAGTACCCAATGGATGAATGTGACTACATGTCATTTATTCATAACCCCAGCCTGACAGTCACGGTGCCTATCGCTGTGGGCGAGTCAGACTTTGAAAACCTAAACACAGAAGATTTCAGCAGCGACTCGTCGGATGTGGAGGGCAGCAAAGAG AAGCTCGATGCAGAGCCCCAGCGTCTGAGTTCATCCGAGGGGAGCACAGTTGATATTCGGCCCCCAGGAGATGGGGTGGATTCAGTGGAGCTTGAGCCAGAGGAGTCACTCGACCCAGAGGCCTGCTTCACAGAGG GCTGTGTACGCAGGTTCCAGTGCTGCCAGATCAATGAGGAGGGAGCACATTATAAGAACTGGTGGAATCTCAGGAAAACCTGCTTTATCATAGTGGAACACAACTGGTTTGAATCCTTCATCATATTCATGATCCTGCTCAGCAGTGGAGCACTG GCGTTTGAGGACATTTACATTGAGCAGCGGAGGACCATCAAAACAGTGCTGGAGTACGCAGACAAGGTCTTCACTTACATCTTCATCCTGGAGATGCTGTTGAAGTGGGTGGCATACGGCTTTGTCAAGTACTTCACCAACGCCTGGTGCTGGCTCGACTTCCTCATCGTAGAC gtgtcccTTGTCAGCCTTGTAGCTAATGCTCTCGGCTACTCTGAGCTCACAGCCATCAAATCTCTGAGGACACTGAGAGCCCTCCGGCCCCTGAGGGCCTTGTCTCGGTTTGAGGGCATGAGG GTTGTGGTGAACGCTCTGCTGGGGGCCATCCCCTCCATCATGAACGTGCTGTTGGTCTGCCTCATCTTCTGGCTCATCTTCAGCATCATGGGCGTCAACCTGTTCGCAGGGAAGTACTACTACTGTGTCAACACCACCAACGACGAGGTCTTCCCCATCAGCGTCGTCAACAACATGACAGAATGCCTGAATTTGATCAACGACAGCGCCCGCTGGAAGAATGTCAAAATCAACTTTGACAACGTCGGGGCCGGATATCTGGCTTTGCTGCAAGTG GCAACATTTAAGGGTTGGATGGACATCATGTACGCAGCCGTGGACTCTCGAGAT TTGGAAGAGCAGCCTGAATATGAAGTCAACTTGTACATGTACCTCTACttcgtcatcttcatcatcttcggCTCCTTCTTCACCCTCAACCTGTTCATCGGCGTCATCATCGACAACTTCaaccagcagaagaagaag TTTGGAGGTCAGGACATCTTCatgacagaagaacagaagaaatACTACAACGCCATGAAGAAGCTCGGCTCCAAAAAACCACAAAAACCTATACCTCGGCCAGCA AATGCATTTCAAGGTTGTGTGTTCGACTGCATCACGAAGCAGGCCTTCGACATCGTGATCATGATCCTCATCTGCCTTAACATGGTGACCATGATGGTGGAGACGGACGACCAGACGTTAGATATGGACAACACCCTCTACTGGATCAACCTGGTCTTCATCGTGCTCTTCACCGGGGAGTGCGTGCTGAAGATGATCTCGCTGCGTCACTATTACTTCACCATCGGTTGGAATATATTTGACTTTGTGGTGGTGATCCTGTCTATTGTAG GTATGTTTTTGTCTGAAGTTATCGAGAAGTACTTTGTGTCCCCTACGCTGTTCCGAGTGATCCGTCTGGCCAGGATAGGCCGAATCCTTCGCTTAATCAAAGGTGCAAAAGGCATCCGGACGCTTCTCTTTGCCTTGATGATGTCGCTCCCTGCCCTCTTCAACATTGGTCTCCTCCTGTTCCTGGTCATGTTCATCTACGCCATCTTCGGCATGTCCAACTTTGCCTACGTGAAGCGCGAGGCAGGAATCGACGACATGTTCAATTTCGAGACGTTCGGGAACAGCATGATCTGTTTGTTTCAGATCACCACCTCAGCCGGGTGGGACGGCCTGCTGGCGCCCATACTGAACAAGAGGGAGCCGGACTGCGACAGCCAGATGGAGCACCCGGGGAACTATTACAAAGGCAACTGCGGCAACCCATCAGTGGgcatcttcttcttcgtcaGCTACATCATCATCTGCTTCCTCATCGTGGTCAACATGTACATCGCCGTCATCTTGGAGAACTTCAGCGTGGCGACGGAGGAAAGCGCCGAGCCGCTGAGCGAGGACGACTTTGAGATGTTCTACGAAGTGTGGGAGCGCTTTGACCCCGACGCCACTCAGTTCATGGAGTACAGCAAGCTCTCGGACTTTGCAGACGCTCTGGATCCACCGCTGCGCATGCCCAAGCCGAACATGATCCAGCTCATCTCCATGGACCTGCCAATGGTGAGCGGCGAGCGCATCCACTGCCTCGACATCCTCTTCGCCTTCACTAAGCGAGTGTTGGGCGAAGGCGGCGAAATGGACGTGCTGCGCGGGCAGATGGAGGAGCGCTTCATGGCCTCCAACCCCTCTAAGGTGTCTTACGAGcccatcaccaccaccctccGTCGAAAACAGGAGGACATGTCGGCCATAATCATCCAGAGAGCCTTCCGCCGCTACATGATCCGCCTGGCCATGAAGAAAGCCTCCGCCCTCTATAAGGAGAAGCTGAAGGAGGGCATCCGCGACCCCGACAAGGACGTGATGGTCATCAGCAAGTTCACAGAGAACTCCACCTCGGACAAAATGGACATGACCCCCTCCACGGCCTCCCCGCCCTCCTATAACAGCGTGACGAAATCGGACAAAGACAAATACGAGAAAGAGAatagagaaaaggaaaacaaagggaaagactcgaaagacagaaagaaatag